From the genome of Calliopsis andreniformis isolate RMS-2024a unplaced genomic scaffold, iyCalAndr_principal scaffold0022, whole genome shotgun sequence, one region includes:
- the Wde gene encoding fibronectin-III type domain-containing protein windei isoform X3, which yields METLRTDTVHTTDSIHSLSCINTHHIDEISKEKEDELLYGTGDDGDEEDALSDDSMRLRLSDDDEPESDDVLTSILDEQQNDSKRLGSEVTSGEKEDEQASTVPEKSVGGNDTTAREISEEEQCSEGTRSKSDNDEVAECIKKDNVNNEMQSETITIDLDVNESEHVEQINKPEEHELDTNQQSVDVNQRIETTESNCETVSNNLEEEKLANNKSTVNKELENHNVEEIVSNKKEDRTVQNMTLSESNEINVLEGNDVVNNSIHKESDMEVDVMQSDALDEPLVYSAECDKNKINNNDNSTNSTELTNLIVPEDQSTKPQIEIQEQKSQPVDKNAEPIKNESLPINSDNKTSEVTENVGSSLNKSNLSDAKSQNGSLMVVTDIKDSNDDSDKKNVEVPVTTVRRRRRTKKMMMLAAAHENIISEEAREGGRQKRRTAKNAEEIIRKKFLNHDSDLESSDGSEKFVIVNHRMNQDARPLSPPSLKRNCPDADTVTMNGGTKKLKINPATLSDELSIKQNDSQNIKKLDYVRKFFQRDLKEKLPKLKQEELEELLIQKIVETITMRGEIGKLREQARISERNQEVTRAKCQQLAKQIKDFEMVLIRNAADRRANNDKPTPPIKINRSVGLQVNFISDHGMQNLRQLQQNSNMKSVQVTNNNTNSSPSTPTNEKNNATSPRRGIKVRSPRRIEPATGQTAVVSQSHTQSPNIMSTITPAALVVAKPMETQHTLTIPNQSNIQQIISNQQPQAQPQSQPQQPQQTIVLNGKFPNQMNRQSTPINIAKSKPNDLIDLTDEEEKSKAATTVPVVTTTVTDQQINITQKTTQPCFQRVIQTIPGGNVAITSQPPSIRVVQPASQPTPTALVNNMNARLAYVMQSGVGPARQLLIAPNSTPMRPVTSCTRASFSTLTYKTGISTIANGTVRVLTTSATSNVQFHKHPAPLPDTRNYAVNPLWKLPPPAPSLKISKVANGIVLSWNMNLSDKYADIASYQLYAYQEVAGIPPNTSLWKKVGDVRALPLPMACTLTQFSEGNNYYFAVRAVDTHSRKGQYSIPGNISL from the exons ATGGAGACTTTGAGAACTGATACAGTGCATACAACTGACTCTATACATTCTTTGTCCTGTATCAATACACATCATATTGATGAAATATCAAAAGAAAAGGAGGATGAGTTATTATATGGTACTGGTGATGATGGTGATGAAGAAGATGCACTGTCAGATGATAGCATGCGTTTAAGGCTATCTGATGATGATGAACCAGAATCAGATGATGTATTAACATCTATTCTAGATGAGCAACAAAATGACTCCAAACGATTAGGAAGTG AAGTGACGTCTGGAGAGAAAGAAGATGAACAAGCTTCTACTGTTCCAGAAAAAAGTGTAGGGGGGAATGACACAACTGCAAGGGAAATAAGTGAAGAGGAACAATGTTCAG AAGGCACAAGAAGTAAATCCGACAATGATGAGGTTGCAGAATGCATCAAGAAAGATAATGTAAATAATGAAATGCAGAGTGAAACAATTACAATTGATTTGGATGTGAATGAAAGTGAACATGTTGAACAGATAAATAAGCCTGAAGAACATGAACTTGATACAAATCAACAATCTGTAGATGTAAATCAAAGGATAGAAACAACTGAAAGCAATTGTGAAACTGTTTCAAATAATTTAGAGGAGGAAAAACTAGCGAACAATAAATCAACAGTAAATAAAGAATTAGAAAATCATAATGTAGAAGAAATTGTTAGTAATAAGAAAGAAGATCGTACTGTACAAAACATGACAttaagtgaaagtaatgaaattAATGTTCTCGAGGGAAATGATGTAGTGAATAATTCAATCCATAAAGAAAGTGACATGGAAGTTGATGTAATGCAAAGTGATGCACTAGATGAACCACTTGTTTATAGTGCAGAAtgtgataaaaataaaataaataataatgataatagtacaAATTCTACTGAATTAACTAATTTAATTGTTCCTGAAGATCAATCGACAAAACCTCAAATCGAAATTCAGGAACAAAAATCACAACCTGTTGATAAAAATGCAGAACCAATAAAAAATGAAAGTTTGCCGATAAATTCTGATAATAAAACATCAGAAGTAACCGAAAATGTTGGGTCTTCATTAAATAAGAGTAATTTATCGGATGCAAAATCGCAAAATGGTTCATTAATGGTTGTTACAGACATAAAAGATAGTAATGATGATAGTGATAAAAAAAATGTTGAAGTTCCAGTAACTACAGTAAGAAGAAGAAGGCGAACGAAAAAAATGATGATGCTTGCTGCAGCACATGAAAATATTATTTCTGAAGAAG CAAGAGAAGGTGGAAGGCAGAAGAGAAGGACAGCTAAGAATGCAGAAGAGATAATAAGGAAAAAATTCCTTAATCACgatagcgacttagaatcaAGCGATGGTTCGGAAAAGTTTGTAATTGTAAACCATAGAATGAATCAAGATGCGCGTCCTTTATCTCCACCCTCTCTGAAACGTAATTGTCCCGACGCTGACACCGTTACAATGAATGGGGGTACtaaaaaactcaaaataaatcctGCAACATTATCTGACGAATTATCAATAAAGCAAAACGATTCTCAAAACATTAAAAAGCTTGATTATGTTCGCAAGTTTTTCCAAAGAGATCTAAAGGAGAAACTACCAAAATTGAAACAGGAA GAATTAGAAGAACTTCTCATACAAAAAATTGTTGAAACAATCACGATGCGTGGTGAAATTGGCAAACTGAGAGAACAAGCACGTATATCAGAAAGAAACCAGGAAGTGACGCGCGCGAAATGTCAACAACTGGCGAAGCAAATTAAAGATTTTGAAATGGTTTTGATTCGTAATGCTGCGGATAGGCGTGCGAATAATGATAAGCCTACCCCACCGATTAAGATTAATAGATCTGTTGGATTACAAGTTAACTTTATTTCG GATCATGGAATGCAAAATTTGCGTCAATTGCAACAGAATTCTAATATGAAGTCTGTACAGGTTACAAATAATAATACCAATAGTTCACCAAGTACTCCTACTAATGAGaaaaataatgctaccagtccgAGAAGGGGAATTAAAGTAAGATCACCTAGACGAATTGAACCAGCGACTGGACAAACTGCCGTAGTTTCCCAAAgtcatactcaatctccaaatatAATGTCTACTATAACTCCGGCAGCTTTGGTTGTGGCTAAACCTATGGAAACGCAACACACGTTAACAATACCTAACCAATCTAATATTCAACAGATAATATCAAAT CAACAACCACAAGCGCAACCACAATCACAACCGCAACAGCCGCAGCAAACTATCGTTCTAAACGGAAAATTTCCGAATCAAATGAATCGTCAAAGTACTCCAATAAATATTGCGAAATCAAAACCAAACGATCTCATCGATCTTACAGACGAAGAGGAGAAAAGTAAAG CTGCCACCACTGTACCAGTCGTTACTACTACGGTAACCGATCAGCAAATAAATATAACGCAGAAAACAACGCAGCCTTGTTTCCAAAGGGTAATCCAAACCATACCGGGAGGAAACGTAGCTATAACGAGTCAACCTCCTAGTATAAGAGTAGTACAACCAGCTAGCCAACCGACACCTACTGCCTTAGTG AATAATATGAATGCTCGATTAGCATATGTGATGCAAAGTGGTGTTGGTCCTGCGAGGCAGTTGTTAATAGCACCGAATTCCACGCCG ATGCGGCCAGTGACTTCTTGCACTAGAGCCTCGTTTTCAACTCTAACTTATAAAACTG GAATATCAACAATTGCAAACGGGACAGTTAGAGTTTTAACGACATCAGCTACTTCAAATGTACAATTTCACAAG CATCCTGCTCCTTTACCAGATACTCGAAATTATGCTGTAAATCCTCTTTGGAAACTTCCTCCACCGGCTCCATCATTGAAAATTTCGAAGGTTGCAAATG GTATTGTACTGTCCTGGAACATGAACTTATCTGATAAATATGCGGATATCGCTAGTTATCAATTGTATGCGTATCAAGAAGTTGCTGGTATTCCTCCTAACACGTCACTGTGGAAAAAAGTGGGAGATGTTCGAGCTTTACCACTCCCTATGGCATGCACTCTTACACAA TTTTccgaaggcaataactattactTCGCAGTTCGAGCTGTTGATACACATTCCCGAAAAGGACAGTATAGTATACCTGGCAATATTTCTTTATAA